The genomic DNA TTTGTGGAAGGCCTGAACCCCTCTTATCAGTTGCCAAATAGGAAAGTCCTCTCGAATAATTATTTGCCTGCACTATATGAAACGTGCATGACAAAAATGAAGATCAAACTGGAAACTGACGCAGAAAGCATATGTCTGACGACTGATATTTGGACATCCAGCGTAAATGACGCTTACTTGGGACTAACAGCACACTACATAGATCCAAGCTTTCAAATTAAGTCAGTGCTGTTGGACTGCACAATTTTGCCGGGTTCGCATACGGCCGAAAATATTAAAGAACACGTACTCCGCATTGTCGAAAATTGGAAACTTAAAGACAAAGTGTTAATAGTTGTAACTGACAATGCCAGCAACATGAGAAGTGCTGTTGAGAAAATGGGATGGAAGCATTTTGGTTGCTACGCCCACACGCTTAATTTAATAGTGAAGAATTGTACAGTGGAGGATACTGCAGACGAAGAAGTACGGCGtcttataaataaagtaaaaaacatTGTTTCACACTATAAGAAAAGCGTGAAAGCTACCGAAAAGTTAGTcagttatcaaaaacaaaacgGTATTTCTGCACCTAAAAAAGTTCTCCAAGATGTGGCAACAAGATGGAACTCGACATTAAAAATGTTGGAGCGCTTTGTCGAGCTTGAAGATGCCATCAAAGCAACAATGGCCTTAATGGATGAGAGGTGGGAGTCCTTGACACCGGATGAGTGGCGGATATGTCGGGAATTGTGTACAGTGTTGAAGCCATTCCATCAGCTTACAGAGACTATGAGTGGCGAGAGATATGTGTCTGGTAGCCAGATACTTATTTTAACAAGGGGTCTAATGTCAGCACTCAACCAAATGCTGCAGATAACAGAAGACCCACTCGTGGAAGACTTCGTCGATACTCTCCACGAAGTTACAAAAAGAACAATATCGTCTCTCAGGGCAGAAACAGGAAGACGGTTTGCAAATTTGGAATGTAGTAAGACCATCGGAATTACTACTATGCTCGACCCGCGTTTTAAGCTTCACGTGTTTCAGAGCCAAATATATGCGGCTGAAGCCAAAAAATCTGTGACAGAACTGGTTACGGGTTTAATAAGAAGAACAGAAGCAACTCGGCAGCCAGAACGCGTGGAAGAGCCTGAACTTGCAGAACCTGCAGCAAAAAAGCCTAGATTTGATATTTGGG from Pectinophora gossypiella chromosome 18, ilPecGoss1.1, whole genome shotgun sequence includes the following:
- the LOC126375072 gene encoding zinc finger BED domain-containing protein 4-like, with product MARYIKKKITPNEKKKLDNLLMQLFIYDYQPFSIVEDRGFKAFVEGLNPSYQLPNRKVLSNNYLPALYETCMTKMKIKLETDAESICLTTDIWTSSVNDAYLGLTAHYIDPSFQIKSVLLDCTILPGSHTAENIKEHVLRIVENWKLKDKVLIVVTDNASNMRSAVEKMGWKHFGCYAHTLNLIVKNCTVEDTADEEVRRLINKVKNIVSHYKKSVKATEKLVSYQKQNGISAPKKVLQDVATRWNSTLKMLERFVELEDAIKATMALMDERWESLTPDEWRICRELCTVLKPFHQLTETMSGERYVSGSQILILTRGLMSALNQMLQITEDPLVEDFVDTLHEVTKRTISSLRAETGRRFANLECSKTIGITTMLDPRFKLHVFQSQIYAAEAKKSVTELVTGLIRRTEATRQPERVEEPELAEPAAKKPRFDIWGEYDIIIQAARPEGTPHSQAILEVQRYLDLPPLGRVEDPLQWWHTFQHSYPHLAVLARKKLNFLATSVPCERLFSKAGNILNERRTRLGVRKVQQLLFLNFNYMSQ